The region GTAAGGGCCATGATGACTTGACGTCGTCCCCGCCTTCCTCCAGTTTGTCACTGGCAGTATCCTTAAAGTTCCCGGCATAACCCGCTGGCAAATAAGGAAAAGGGTTGCGCTCGTTGCGGGACTTAACCCAACATCTCACGACACGAGCTGACGACAGCCATGCAGCACCTGTATCTAAGTTCCCGAAGGCACCAATCCATCTCTGGAAAGTTCTTAGTATGTCAAGGCCAGGTAAGGTTCTTCGCGTTGCATCGAATTAAACCACATGCTCCACCGCTTGTGCGGGCCCCCGTCAATTCATTTGAGTTTTAGTCTTGCGACCGTACTCCCCAGGCGGTCTACTTATCGCGTTAGCTGCGCCACTAAAGCCTCAAAGGCCCCAACGGCTAGTAGACATCGTTTACGGCATGGACTACCAGGGTATCTAATCCTGTTTGCTCCCCATGCTTTCGTACCTCAGCGTCAGTATTAGGCCAGATGGCTGCCTTCGCCATCGGTATTCCTCCAGATCTCTACGCATTTCACCGCTACACCTGGAATTCTACCATCCTCTCCCATACTCTAGCTTTCCAGTATCGAATGCAATTCCTAAGTTAAGCTCAGGGATTTCACATCCGACTTAAAAAGCCGCCTACGCACGCTTTACGCCCAGTAAATCCGATTAACGCTCGCACCCTCTGTATTACCGCGGCTGCTGGCACAGAGTTAGCCGGTGCTTATTCTGCGAGTAACGTCCAAACATCTAGAGTATTAATCTAGAGTTCCTCCTCCTCGCTTAAAGTGCTTTACAACCAAAAGGCCTTCTTCACACACGCGGCATGGCTGGATCAGGCTTCCGCCCATTGTCCAATATTCCCCACTGCTGCCTCCCGTAGGAGTCTGGGCCGTGTCTCAGTCCCAGTGTGGCGGATCATCCTCTCAGACCCGCTACAGATCGTCGCCTTGGTAGGCCTTTACCCCACCAACTAGCTAATCCGACTTAGGCTCATCTACTAGCGCAAGGCCCGAAGGTCCCCTGCTTTCTCCCGTAGGACGTATGCGGTATTAGCGTTCCTTTCGGAACGTTGTCCCCCACTAATAGGCAGATTCCTAAGCATTACTCACCCGTCCGCCGCTAAGATCCAGTAGCAAGCTACTTTCTCTCCGCTCGACTTGCATGTGTTAAGCCTGCCGCCAGCGTTCAATCTGAGCCATGATCAAACTCTTCAGTTTAAAATCAATAGCACCTATAGGGTGCCAATCTTGGCTCATCAATTACTGACAAAAAATTTGCTCAAATAAACTTCGAGAAATTTCTACCAATTATCAATGAAAATAGTTTCGATTGATCAACCAGTAAAAATCCACACAAGTTGTTCTTCATAATCTCTTAATGATCTTCTTGTTGGTTCGTCACCAGCAAGCTAGGTCGGCTATATTACCCCCTATCTCTAGAAAGTCAATCAGTAATTCAAATTATTTTAAACTTCCCTTCTAAAACCTAACTTAATCAACTTTAACTAAGTTACTGTTTTATCAGAAGTTTTAATCTTCATCACCGCCGATGGATGTGCATTCTACAGTATTTCAGATCCCTTGCAACCCCCTTTTTCAACAAAAATCATCGCCTGTTTATTTATTCTACAGAAATCAGCGTTTTTTCTACTCTTTGATTAAAAAGGGCACAGAATTAAGTATTTTATTTAATAATTTCTTTGTCTTTCTTATAAAAAAACCTCATTGCCTCTCTAAAGCTGCCTATAAATCAATTATTCTTTATGTGATTTTTTATTTAAATATTGATTCCCCCTCTTTTACCAGCACCTCCCTCTCATCATCTTTATCTTTGTAAATACTTTCTATGCATTTATAAAAGCACCTATATCAAGAACAACTCTGATAAATATCTTTTAGCGAAATATGTACAGTTACCTGGAGCCTCTTATTTTCAACCAACAGTGTCGCAATGATGGGTTTAGATTAGTATTATTTAGTGATGTTATAGAATTATTATTCTGGATGAGTGATCACATCAGTTAGATCTAGCCATATACAAAGCAAAGCCATCCCAATAATGTCGAACAATAGACAATGCTGAATATTTCAAAAAACAAGTGATTTAATTGAGAAGATATTTAAAAGCACGTTCTAATTTTATTTGGGTTATTAAATTTCAGGCATAAAAAAACCGCTTAAGCGGTATTTACTTATATCATCAACCATCTTTCGATAGATGGTCGGAGCAGTAGGATTCGAACCTACGACCCCCTGGTCCCAAACCAGGTGCACTACCAGGCTGTGCTATGCTCCGATGTTCAACTCAAAGAGTTGGGGTGAATGATGGGATTCGAACCCACGACAACCGGAATCACAATCCGGGGCTCTACCAACTGAGCTACATCCACCATCAAGGTGTCTTCATTATTTAGGCATAAAAAAACCGCTTGCGCGGTATCATATATCTTGACCACCATGAAGAAGATGGTCGGAGCAGTAGGATTCGAACCTACGACCCCCTGGTCCCAAACCAGGTGCACTACCAGGCTGTGCTATGCTCCGATGTTCAACTCAAAGAGTTGGGGTGAATGATGGGATTCGAACCCACGACAACCGGAATCACAATCCGGGGCTCTACCAACTGAGCTACATCCACCATTGCCTTGGTTCTTAAATATCAAGCGACCAAAAATGGCGCGCCTGACAGGATTCGAACCTGTGACCATCCGCTTAGAAGGCGGATGCTCTATCCAACTGAGCTACAAGCGCTTTACTGATGATTCTCACCATCCGCCTTGAAGAATTGGTCGGAGCAGTAGGATTCGAACCTACGACCCCCTGGTCCCAAACCAGGTGCACTACCAGGCTGTGCTATGCTCCGATTCATCTCAGCTTTCGTATCAAGCTTATCGCTTGGTACGGTGTGCATTCTAGGCGCGACGCCCTAAGACGTCAACACCTATATTTAAAAAAAATCAAAAAATCACTTCAAGCGTATATTTATCAAGCATTTCAGACATTTTTTATACAAATCCTAACGCTTTAGACCTGCACTAAAGTCCAGCATTCGATCAAGTGGTAATTTTGCCCGTTCTGCCAATGTAGGATCGACATGAATTTCCTGATCTCCATGTTGCAACACATGCAAAATGCCATCAAGTTCATTCATCGCCATCCAAGGACAATGCGCACATGAACGGCATGTCGCGCCTTCCCCAGCAGTTGGTGCTTCAATCAGGATCTTGTTCGGTACAGCCTGCTGCATTTTGTAGAAAATGCCGCGGTCTGTTGCCACAATCAGTCGCTCATTCGGTAAAGTCTGAGCAGCTTTAATGAGTTGTGAAGTACTGCCGACTGCATCTGCAATGGCAACTACCGATTCTGGCGATTCTGGGTGTACCAATACTGCTGCATCAGGATACAGTGCTTTCATGTTTTCAATGCCGCGCGCACGGAATTCTTCATGCACAATACACGCACCATCCCATAACAACATATCTGCACCGGTTTTCTTCTGAATATAACGACCAAGATGCTGATCCGGTGCCCAAATGATTTTTTCACCTAAGCTATCTAGATGCTCGATAATTTCTACTGCACAGCTTGAAGTTACTACCCAATCCGCACGTGCTTTTACAGCTGCCGAAGTATTGGCATAAACCACCACGGTATGATCAGGATGGGCATCACAGAACTTGGTAAATTCATCGACAGGACAGCCAAGATCCAGTGAACACGTTGCTTCTAGCGTTGGCATGAGCACAGTTTTATTCGGTGATAAAATTTTTGAAGTTTCCCCCATAAATTTTACACCAGCAACGACCAGAGTAGATGCTGGATGATCACGACCAAAACGTGCCATTTCCAAGGAATCAGACACACAACCACCGCTAAGTTCTGCCAGCTCCTGAACTTCAGGATCACAGTAATAATGTGCGACCAGTACAGCATCACGCTTTTTAAGTTCTGCCTGGATCTGAGCAAACTTTTCCTGCTTGGCCTGTTTACTCAACTGATGCTCTTTTGTCTCGCCCAAGCGATCTAAATGTGCCTGCACAATTGATTTGGCTTCATTGGCTATCAGTTTGGTTGCATCATTCATAACAACGTCTTCTCTTTTCCTATATGCCTGACTTCCGCCAGACATCCATCCTACATCACATACCGGTCAGTTTTTGCAATCTGCCTTTTTGACCATTTAGTAAAAAATTAAAAAGTATAAAAAAGCCTCCAGACGGAGGCTTTTGAATTAAATCAGCATTATGAGCGATAGTCCGCATTAATTCGGACATAGTCATAAGACAGGTCACAAGTATAAACCGTATCTTTCGCTGTCCCTCGTCCAAGGTCAACACGAATGGTCATCTCTGCCTGAGCCATTACTCGTGCACCAGCTTCTTCAGTATAGTCTGCTGCTGCACCACCATCTTTACAGATTTGTACATCATCTAACCAAACCTGAATTTTTGCAACGTCTAAGTTTGGCACACCTGCATAACCAATCGCAGCCAGGATACGCCCCCAGTTTGGATCAGAAGCAAAGATTGCTGTTTTCACCAGCGGAGAATGCGCAATACTATATGCAATATCACAACATTCTTGTGTATTAGCCCCACCTTCAACTGCCACAGTGATGAACTTGGTCGCGCCTTCACCATCACGTACGATCAATTGAGCCAAACGTTTCATGATACGTGTCAATACTTCAAGTAATACTGCATAACGTGGATCTTCGCTAGTGCTAATTTCAGTACCACCCGCTTGACCCGTTGCAATAAAGATACAAGAGTCATTGGTTGAGGTGTCACCATCAATCGTAATACGGTTGAATGACACGTTGACTGTGGTAGAAAGCAGTTGTTGAACCAGTTCACGGCTAATCGGTGCATCAGTCGCTACATAACCCAACATGGTCGCCATGTTCGGACGGATCATACCTGCACCTTTAGAAATACCAGTCATGGTATAAGTGATGCCATCCATTTCGAACTGTTCAGAAGCACCTTTGGGTGTGGTATCTGTAGTCATGATCCCAGTCGCTGCATCTCCCCATGCATCATCACGCAATGAGTCTAGTGCTGGCTGTAAACCGCTTAATAGGCGCTCCATTGGTA is a window of Acinetobacter sp. ASP199 DNA encoding:
- the nadA gene encoding quinolinate synthase NadA produces the protein MNDATKLIANEAKSIVQAHLDRLGETKEHQLSKQAKQEKFAQIQAELKKRDAVLVAHYYCDPEVQELAELSGGCVSDSLEMARFGRDHPASTLVVAGVKFMGETSKILSPNKTVLMPTLEATCSLDLGCPVDEFTKFCDAHPDHTVVVYANTSAAVKARADWVVTSSCAVEIIEHLDSLGEKIIWAPDQHLGRYIQKKTGADMLLWDGACIVHEEFRARGIENMKALYPDAAVLVHPESPESVVAIADAVGSTSQLIKAAQTLPNERLIVATDRGIFYKMQQAVPNKILIEAPTAGEGATCRSCAHCPWMAMNELDGILHVLQHGDQEIHVDPTLAERAKLPLDRMLDFSAGLKR
- the argJ gene encoding bifunctional glutamate N-acetyltransferase/amino-acid acetyltransferase ArgJ, yielding MAVGDVSMPQMHVVKGVKIGSAEAYVRYQNRRDLVIFELAEGSNVAGVFTQNAFCAAPVHVSKAHLAVGNPRYLVINTGNANAGTGPTGMANAEATCAKLAELAGVNAAEILPFSTGVIGEQLPMERLLSGLQPALDSLRDDAWGDAATGIMTTDTTPKGASEQFEMDGITYTMTGISKGAGMIRPNMATMLGYVATDAPISRELVQQLLSTTVNVSFNRITIDGDTSTNDSCIFIATGQAGGTEISTSEDPRYAVLLEVLTRIMKRLAQLIVRDGEGATKFITVAVEGGANTQECCDIAYSIAHSPLVKTAIFASDPNWGRILAAIGYAGVPNLDVAKIQVWLDDVQICKDGGAAADYTEEAGARVMAQAEMTIRVDLGRGTAKDTVYTCDLSYDYVRINADYRS